The stretch of DNA TGCGTGGCGCCCGATAGGGTCACCACCGGTACGCCCATCCACAATGCCTCGCAGGTGGTGGTGGTTCCCCCGTAGGGAAACGTGTCCAGGCCGATGTCGATTCGGTTGTACAGCGCTAAATGCTCCGCAGCGTCTTCGACATGGCCCAGCAATTCTAGCCGGTGTGCGGGGATGTCTAGTTCCTCGAATCGTTGTGTCATACGCGTGCGGACCGATTCGTCGCGCAGCGCGCCATTTTTCAGACACAATCGCGATTCGGGTACCTGCTGCAATAACTCCGCCCAGATGCGCATTACGTCGGGCGTGATTTTGGCTAGGCTGTTGAAGGAACCGAACGTGACGTACCCGTTTTGCGTACACGGCAACGCAGCGACTTCCGGCGCTGCTTCGGGCGGGGCGAAACAGAGGAACCCGCCCGGCAGACGGACCAACGTCTCGCGGCAATACTCGTCGCTAAACCACGGATCGGCCCAAGCATCGCTGATACGGTAGTCCATCGTCGCCAGGCCGGTCGTGGTGGAGTCTCCCAGATAATTCACCTGAATTGGCGCCGGCTTGCGGGCAAACAGGCGCAGTCGATGCCGCGCCGTGTGTCCTGCCAGATCAACCAGAATATCAACGCGATCCGCCGCGATTTGTTGCGCGACCTGTTCTTCACTCATGCCGTAGATATTCCGCCAGGTTCCCACCAACGATTGCAAATGCTGCGTCATTTTGTCAGGAACGGCAACATCAGCGTAGCAGACGACATCAAACTCGCTGCTATGATTGGAGAGTATCGGGTCAATGAAACTGGCCACCGCGTGTTCTCGAAAATCGGGTGAGATGTAACCGATTTTGATGATCCCGCCATTGATCTCGCTGCTGTGATGCGTTTGTTGCGGGGCGATTTGCGTGGCAACGTTGTCACCCCATTCACAGCGACGCTGGTGGATTTCTTGCGGGCAAATGTCGGCCGTATAATCCAATGTCATCAACGCATTGGATTGCGCCAAATGGTGCCGTGGATCGAGCGTTAAAACTTGTTCGAAACAGGTGCGGGCCTCATCAACGCGGCCTTGAATTCGCAGCGCCGATCCCAAGCTGTTGTAGGCATCGGCAAATTGCGGGCGGCACGACAACGCGCGGCGAAAGCATTCCTCTGCTTCGGTGAGGCGGTCCTGGGCATCGAGGCACAGACCGAAGTTGTGCCAACTGTCCGCGTTGGTTTCATCGAGGGCTAGGACGCGTTGGTAACACTCGGTCGCTCCCGCAAGATCGCCTTGCGTTTGCAGTGCCGCCCCGAGGTTGTTTAGCGCATTGAGGTGCTCTGGTTGTACCTGCAGCACCGACCGGTAGGCAGACACCGCTTCGGCGAGCCGACCGGCAGCTTGCAATGCATTGCCGAGGTTGAAGCGAGCCTCGACATAATTCGCATCGAGTTCCGCCGCCCGTTCAAAGCTTCCAATCGCTGCGTCAAGCAACGCCAATTCGCGCTGCGCAGCACCGAGATTGTTGTGAAAGACGGCCGAGTTCGGCGAAACATCAATCGCTTGTTGAATCGATTCAATCGCCTCGTCATGCGCGCCTTGTTGAAAGGCGACCACTCCCAACAAATGCAGAGCATCGGCATTGCGCGGATCGATCGACAACACCTGCCGATAGATCGCCGTCGCTTGCCCGAGTTCGCCCGCTTGATGCAGTCTTAAGGCGTCATGGATGTTGGGGGTGCTGTTCTGCATAGCCGGATTCGATTCTTATGAAAGTCGCTGTCAGGCCGCAGCGGTGTCACCGCCGGCGAGCCGGTTCAGATAGATCTGTTGAATGTTGCAGCCGGTCAATGCGTCGTAATGCTGCAGCGCCAACGCCGCCATATCGTAGGAGCGATAGACCTCGTGCAGGATCACCGCCAGATTGAGGAGTTTTTCCGCCGCCAATTCACCAAAGGACTCAAAACTTTTGACATAAACCGCATCGGCCCACAGCCATTGTCCAAATCCGCGATACGGTTGATTGCTGAGCATCAACGGTTTAAACGCGCGACCCGCATGTCCTTCGAATTGGTGAAACAAAAATCCCTGCTCGCGCAAATGGCTATCAACATCGGCGAACAACGGCGCTTGTTTGTAGAGTGGCACGAAATGGACTTCGGTTTGCACCACGAGTGTATCTTTCAGCACGCGTGACGCGCCGCGAAAAACATCCAGCTCCGCGCCATCGACATCGACCTTCAGCAGGTCCACGTCACCCACTTCGGAGATTTCATCCAACCGCCGCGTCTGCACCTGTGCGGTCTGCACGACCCTCATGTATTCTTCTAAGTGCTGGAAGTGGCCCAACAGCGGTAGATTGGGTTCGTACAACGACGAGGACATCGCTGCCTGGGTGATGTAAAACGGATGGACTTTGCCGTCGCCCACAAAATTCGGCAAATACGTCAAATGGTCCGCCGATTGTTGATTCAGCTTTTCGCATTCCTCTTCAATCGGTTCGAATCCCACCAGATGTGCTAAACCGCGATCGAGCAGCGACTGAAACGACGTATCGCCACCGACATCCATCGCACCGATATCGACGATGGAGATTTCCGAAAGCGCGTCGCCCAGTATGGACGTGATATCAAACATGCTGCCACCGTTGAATTTGGACCGTTCAATCAGGACTGTGTCTCTTGTTGAAACATCGACGACATTTGTTCCGTTGTGGAGACGTGCGAGAGAAAATTCGGGGCGGCAATCGCTGCCGGCGCGCTTTGTGCGACTCCTTCGGGATGGGCAAATCCCAACAACTCCAGCGACTTCCAATAGTCGGCGTTGGCTTCGCATTGTTGCAGCAGTTCGGATTCAAAATCCCGCCGAGGCAATTTTTTAATCGCCGTCTCGGCGCGGTTTTGGTTCATGTCGCCGGTGACCTTGGAGTACTTCACCCATTCGGTTTCGAAACTCGGATCGTATTGCAGATCTAAACGCTGGCACAGTTTTTGAATTTCGGTCGTCGGCGAATCGACAAGGTCGTCGTACCGCACAAATTCCATCTCGACACATTTTTCGGCGAAATGCCGATATCCGGTCAGATATTGTGCCAACGAGACATGGCCATCAATCACAGCCAGTCGTCGCAAACTGAGCCATTGATCAATCGGATGCCGCACACTGGCGGTATGCCGGATATCAAAGCGGTCTTGCAGTGCTTCGACGATCGACAATTTATACGTCGGAGCCGGAAACGGGGGATGCGCGGTGAAGTCGGCATGCGACCAGTCCCGCAACAACAAAGTTTGTCCCCGTGCGGCGCAGCGGTGGTGGACGAGCTCGATCAATGTGGCATAGTCCAACGACGTTTGCACGGTCAGCATTTCAGCTTCTTCGACGGTGAACAATTCATGCCATTTGTAGGCTTGTAGGATCGGATGGAACTGGATGCAGGAACCGATTGTCGCGGGCGTGATTTCCCGATAGGGAACCGGACTGACTTCGCTGAGCAACGTCACCCCTTGCATGCTGCCCAAACAGCGGGAAATAATCGTCCCCCCACTGCGGGCCATATGATGCAGAATTCGGATGGTCGGCTTGGCGTTGGCAGATTCCATGTCCAGATACTCCCGAAGCCTCAGTGAAGAGGCGAGATGTAAGGCACTATTTTTCAACAGGTTATGACAAAATGAGTTCCTGCGGTGCCGGCGCACGGTTTTCCAGCCGCGCGATCGGTCAAATCGATACAATCAGTATCGGCTCGCCAAAGCCCCTAACTGAGCATCCAGGTCACAAAACCAGAGATTTTGAGGCACCCCGACAATTGTGCCGCCCCTTCAGGGCGAATTTGGGGTGCGATCAACCTATCCCAGGGCGTCGCTGCGCTCTGCCCTGGGCTGGCATGTCAATGCCCCTATAGGGCGAATTCGTTGGGGCGAATTTGCTAGCCCCAACGGGGCCACACATGTCAGCCCAGGGCAATGGCGCGTGAGCGGAGCGAACGCCCCGCCGCCCTGGGTTGGGAGGGCGGTAAGGCGAATTCGCCCTGAAAGGGCGGCACAAATCTCAATTCGCCATTGCCGCGCTGCCGTTCATCGAATACCGCCGCAAACACACCTTCAAATCCCGAATACGTGCCGTTCTCCCCTTATCCCGGGACAGCGCGGCAAAATCGCCGTAAGTTGCTCCCCTTGACTGGCTTGGACCACGCATCTATACTCGCGCGTCCAACGCTGCGACAAACTCTTAAGCCGCAAAAAACGCGGAAAAGTGGCGGAACGGGGTCGCTCACCACATGGAGCACACCGGCCGACCGCATTTCTTTGTCGAGCGATCAAATTTCCACCAACCGCCCATGACGGCTGCCTGTGACAGTCTGAATAAACCATCATGAAAAGCGAACACCGCCACGAGTTGCAGACCAATGATCTCAGCAAGCTGACGCAGAAAGGCGTCCGGTTTGTCGAAGAACATGCAATGAAAATCACGGTCGTCATTTGTGCGATCACGGTCGCAATTGCCGGTTATCGAATTTATGCGACCCAAGCCGCCTCGACGAGCGCAAATGCTTGGTACGACTTCTCCACAGCGCGTTCGCCCGACGACTTCGCCACGATTGCTGAGAACGACCGTGTCAAAGGGACCGTCGCCGCCGACTGGGCAATCTTGTTGGGAGCCGAAGGACGCTTGTCACGGGCCATTCAAGGAATGTTCACCGACCGTGCGAATGCGGTTACCGAATTGACTGCGGCCCGCGACAACTTTCAAAAACTGGTCGACAATCGCGATAAAATGATCAAACAACGCGCCATTTTTGGCTTGGGCCGCGCGGAAGAATCACTGGGAAATCTGGAAGCCGCACGCGCCGCGTACAGCGAACTGGGCGGCGACGAATTCAAAGATTCCGTCTACCACAAAATGTCACAAGAACGCGCCGAGTACTTGGCCAAATCTGGCCCGCAGGCGTTTTATGCGTGGTTCGAAAAACAGAATCCCAAACCGGCCGAACCTCCCAAACCGGATAGCGGATCAGGGCAGCCAGGTGGCAGTATTCTCGATTCCGGTGAGCTACCCTTTGGCGGCGGACCGAATAGTCTGGAGAACCCATTACGGGGGTTGCCGAACCTGGACGACTCTGACAATGAAGGTCCCGCGGACACGGATGCGAAACCGGACGCGGAAGCCAAGCCGGACGCGGAAGCCAAGCCGGACGCGGAAGCTAAACCGGACACGACGGCTGATGATGCCGCTGACAAACCGGATGCCCCGGCCGACGACGCTACTGAAGCGCCTGCCGAGCCCGCTGAAACTCCGGCCAAACCCAGCGAATCCACGACCGAGGCTGACACGGACGGCGCCGCCGACAATACCGACGACGCAAAATGAATGTCCCCGAATCGCCTGAGCCGATTTCTCTGGCCGTGGAAGACCGCGCGCATGGTTGGCGGCTCGATCACTATCTGACCCGGCTGTATCCCAACTTTAGCCGCTCCGCATTCCAAAAATCGATCTCCGCCGGAACGATCTTGGTCAATGGTCTGGAAGCCAAACCAGCCCATCGTTTGCGGGTCAATGACATTCTGTCGGTCCAACTGCCAACAGTGACCGACGGCGGAATCCCGGCTGAGAACATCCCGCTCTCGATCATTCACGAAGACGACTCGCTGGTTGTCATCAACAAACAGGCCGGCATGATTGTGCACCCCGGCCGCGGCAATCCGCACGGGACGTTGGCAGCGGCGCTGCAATATCATTTTGATTCGCTGAGCGATGTCGCCGGCCGTTTTCGTCCCGGAATTGTGCATCGCTTGGACCGGGACACCAGCGGGTTGTTGGTGGTGGCGAAGGACAATCAGGTCCATAATCGTTTGAGCAGCCAGTTTGAACGCCGCGAAGTGAAAAAAGTGTATCACGCGATCGTGTGGGGCGAAGTCGAACTCGATAGCGACTATATTGAGACCCACGTGCGGGTACATTCCAAGAATCGTGAGAAAATGACGATCTGCCCGCCCGGCGGCGAAGCGCGCGAGGCGGTGACGTTTTACGAGGTCATTGAGCGTTTTCGCGGCTTTACGCATGTGCGATTGCACCCCCGCACGGGACGCACGCACCAATTGCGAGTGCACATGCAATACCTGGGACATTCGCTTGTCGCCGACCGTCTCTACGGCGGACATGCCAAGTTGGACCTGGAACGGCTCGTTACAGGTGAGAAATTTGCCGCAGCCGGTTACACTAGTGAACATGCCGATGATGAAACTTCCAGCGGGCGGCGTGCCTCGCTCATCAGCCGGCAGGCATTGCATGCCCGGCGGTTGTCATTCACACATCCAGCCGACGGACAATGGTGCGAGTTTGAAGCTCCATTGCCCAGCGACATGCAAGCCTTGTTGAACGCCCTTCACGAACATAGAGCGAAATAGCGATGCGAGTGGCAACGATTCAACTGGCCGACCAATCGACTCATCTGGCCTTGATTGAAGAGAAACGCGTGCGGATGTTGGACCTGATGCAGGTCGACAATTGTCACAATCTCGCCGATTTGCTGCATAGCCCCGATCCAATCGGGCTGGCCAAATATCTCATCGACCAAAAAGCAGCTCCGATTGGAATCGAAGAGGTCAACTTTCGCGCACCTGTCGATCGCCAAGAAATCTGGGCCGCCGGTGTGACCTACAAACGCAGCCAAGTCGCACGGATGGAAGAATCGGATACGGCTGCGTCTCACTACGACCGCGTCTACACCGCCGATCGACCGGAGTTATTTTTCAAAGCCACCCCCAGCCGCGTCTCCGGACCGGGCGAACCAGTCCGCGTTCGCTTTGATAGCGGATGGTCCGTCCCCGAACCTGAGTTGGCGCTGATGGTCTCGCCGGAAAAGAAACTCGTCGGTTTGACAATCGGCAACGACATGTCCGCCCGGGACATTGAAGGCGAAAACCCGCTCTACCTGCCCCAGGCAAAATTCTACAACCAATGCTGCGGCTTGGGACCATGTGTCCTGATCCCGGAAGAACCAATCGACCGCGCCGGCACTAGTATTGTCCTGTCGATCAAACGAGGCGGCAACGAAGTCTTCTCTGGCGAGACCAACGTCGATCAAATGGCCCGCAGCTTCGAAGATCTCATCAGTTGGCTGGGAAAAGAAAACGACTTCCCCCACGGCGCGATCCTGCTCACCGGCACCGGCATCGTCCCGCCGGATGAATTCACATTAGAGCATGGTGACGAAGTCGCAATCACCATCACCGGCATCGGCACGCTCGTCAATCCGGTCGTGAAGGACTGATCAGCAACGTCACCGTCCCCACGCTCCTACCCCCCTCGTTCCCAAACTCCGTTTGGGAACGCCCCCCAGCGAAGCTCTGCTTCGCACGCCCCACACTCAACAAACATCAACACGTCTTGTTGACACGCTCCATCGAAGCAGAGCTTCGAGAAAGTGGGTTCCCAAGCAGAGTTTGGGAACCAGTGGACCTGTGCACGGTCGAAGCATACCTAAGCACCCGCCGGCGCACCCCAGTGGTCGCGGTAGGAGCGGGACACCAGCGCGTTCGCTTCGTCGTCGTTGATGAACGTTTCTTGCTCCGGATCGAATTCCAGCGAACGGCCTAGACGCGTTGCGATGTTGCCCAGATGGCATAGTGACGAACTGAGGTGGCCGTGCTGAATATCACCATTCGGGCGACGTTCGTTACGCACGCTGTCGAG from Symmachiella dynata encodes:
- a CDS encoding tetratricopeptide repeat protein, which produces MQNSTPNIHDALRLHQAGELGQATAIYRQVLSIDPRNADALHLLGVVAFQQGAHDEAIESIQQAIDVSPNSAVFHNNLGAAQRELALLDAAIGSFERAAELDANYVEARFNLGNALQAAGRLAEAVSAYRSVLQVQPEHLNALNNLGAALQTQGDLAGATECYQRVLALDETNADSWHNFGLCLDAQDRLTEAEECFRRALSCRPQFADAYNSLGSALRIQGRVDEARTCFEQVLTLDPRHHLAQSNALMTLDYTADICPQEIHQRRCEWGDNVATQIAPQQTHHSSEINGGIIKIGYISPDFREHAVASFIDPILSNHSSEFDVVCYADVAVPDKMTQHLQSLVGTWRNIYGMSEEQVAQQIAADRVDILVDLAGHTARHRLRLFARKPAPIQVNYLGDSTTTGLATMDYRISDAWADPWFSDEYCRETLVRLPGGFLCFAPPEAAPEVAALPCTQNGYVTFGSFNSLAKITPDVMRIWAELLQQVPESRLCLKNGALRDESVRTRMTQRFEELDIPAHRLELLGHVEDAAEHLALYNRIDIGLDTFPYGGTTTTCEALWMGVPVVTLSGATHVSRVGTSLLSQLGLNKLVAHDEAEYVQIAGELARDEQRLTILRNGLRDAMQRSSLCDAAGFTHRLEMAYQSMWQQWCASCASEPIVCAG
- a CDS encoding FkbM family methyltransferase, encoding MFDITSILGDALSEISIVDIGAMDVGGDTSFQSLLDRGLAHLVGFEPIEEECEKLNQQSADHLTYLPNFVGDGKVHPFYITQAAMSSSLYEPNLPLLGHFQHLEEYMRVVQTAQVQTRRLDEISEVGDVDLLKVDVDGAELDVFRGASRVLKDTLVVQTEVHFVPLYKQAPLFADVDSHLREQGFLFHQFEGHAGRAFKPLMLSNQPYRGFGQWLWADAVYVKSFESFGELAAEKLLNLAVILHEVYRSYDMAALALQHYDALTGCNIQQIYLNRLAGGDTAAA
- a CDS encoding RluA family pseudouridine synthase, which translates into the protein MNVPESPEPISLAVEDRAHGWRLDHYLTRLYPNFSRSAFQKSISAGTILVNGLEAKPAHRLRVNDILSVQLPTVTDGGIPAENIPLSIIHEDDSLVVINKQAGMIVHPGRGNPHGTLAAALQYHFDSLSDVAGRFRPGIVHRLDRDTSGLLVVAKDNQVHNRLSSQFERREVKKVYHAIVWGEVELDSDYIETHVRVHSKNREKMTICPPGGEAREAVTFYEVIERFRGFTHVRLHPRTGRTHQLRVHMQYLGHSLVADRLYGGHAKLDLERLVTGEKFAAAGYTSEHADDETSSGRRASLISRQALHARRLSFTHPADGQWCEFEAPLPSDMQALLNALHEHRAK
- a CDS encoding fumarylacetoacetate hydrolase family protein, giving the protein MRVATIQLADQSTHLALIEEKRVRMLDLMQVDNCHNLADLLHSPDPIGLAKYLIDQKAAPIGIEEVNFRAPVDRQEIWAAGVTYKRSQVARMEESDTAASHYDRVYTADRPELFFKATPSRVSGPGEPVRVRFDSGWSVPEPELALMVSPEKKLVGLTIGNDMSARDIEGENPLYLPQAKFYNQCCGLGPCVLIPEEPIDRAGTSIVLSIKRGGNEVFSGETNVDQMARSFEDLISWLGKENDFPHGAILLTGTGIVPPDEFTLEHGDEVAITITGIGTLVNPVVKD